The following DNA comes from Amycolatopsis albispora.
GGTGCGTCCGGTGAGGATCGGCTGGCCGGTTCGGTGGGTCATGCCGGTGAGCGGGTCGTAGGCGACACCGCTGCCGCCGCGCGTGCCGCAGCCGACCATCCGGCGCCCCGAGGCACGTCCGATGGTCGTCGTTGTCGTAGTCATGGGCGTACCTCGCAGTGGGTGAGCAGCTCGGACATGGCGGCGATGAAGGTTTCGGAGCGTCCTCGCGGAGCGGGCAGCTCCAGCAGATCGCGGTAGCGGGCGAGGGTGCGCGGCCAGCCGGCGAGCTTGTGTTGCCACTGCTCGGCTGCGTCGGGTGGATCGAGGTGAAAGCCGACGACCTGGCGCAGCGGGATGACCAGCAGCCCGGCGGCGATCAGGCAGGCGCCGAGGTAGGTGTCCTCCATGCCCCACCCAAGGCGGCCGAACTCCGCGTCGAACCCGCCGACGTCCAGCACGGCGGCGCGCGGTACGGCGACCAGCGCGGTGACGACCATGCGGGGCAGGTCCCAGTCGTAGTAGGACTGCCCGTACCCGAGGTCGATGAAGTCGTGGGTGTCGTCGAGCGGGCGGCCGTCGAGCGGCTCGGGCAGCGTGATCCCGCTGTAGGGCAGCGTGGTGTTCGGCGGTGGCCGCCACACGACCCGGTGATCGGCCGCGAGATTCGGGATGCGCGCCAGGATGGCCGCGTCGTGGGAGTGGACCTCGTGGCGCAGGTTGTGGCGGAACCCGACCAGCACGCTGGTATCGGTGGCGCGAGCAGCGATGTCGGTGAGCACGTGTGGGGGAACCACCATGTCGCCGTCGAGGTAGAGCACCGTCTGACCTCGGGCGAGCGCGGTACCGACATTGCGGGCGGTGGCCGCGCCCATCCGCTCCGGCAGCCGCACCAACCGGTCGACCACCCGGTGCCGCGCGGCGACCTGGGCGGTGTCGTCAGCACTGGCATCGTCGACGACGATGACCTCGAACTCGTCCTGGCGATGCTGGGCGTCCAGAG
Coding sequences within:
- a CDS encoding glycosyltransferase family 2 protein encodes the protein MIDNSVPLREELLRHGNNHSSSTHAWEALADGIGWHQPTPSDCWLARSRTVSVVIPAHEVGYSLPTVLDALDAQHRQDEFEVIVVDDASADDTAQVAARHRVVDRLVRLPERMGAATARNVGTALARGQTVLYLDGDMVVPPHVLTDIAARATDTSVLVGFRHNLRHEVHSHDAAILARIPNLAADHRVVWRPPPNTTLPYSGITLPEPLDGRPLDDTHDFIDLGYGQSYYDWDLPRMVVTALVAVPRAAVLDVGGFDAEFGRLGWGMEDTYLGACLIAAGLLVIPLRQVVGFHLDPPDAAEQWQHKLAGWPRTLARYRDLLELPAPRGRSETFIAAMSELLTHCEVRP